One window of Microcoleus vaginatus PCC 9802 genomic DNA carries:
- a CDS encoding IS630 family transposase encodes MVERECDVPIPKKAATHFEKKTLRSSQAHKEINQNQRIEYWKKIRDVAPKDLIFLDEMGVLLGIMRSRARSKKGERSYDIKPFYRGSRVTVIGAITNKKVIAMKTMKQSMNGEEFKKFVQEQLVPKLWKGAVLVMDNLKAHKVEGVEKMIEAVGARVVYLSPYSPEFNPIEHLWWELKAWLRRFVPRSVQIVEKLLELGVKLCSSKQIENYFAHCCYCTS; translated from the coding sequence ATGGTTGAGCGAGAGTGCGATGTGCCGATTCCTAAAAAAGCAGCAACTCACTTTGAAAAAAAAACACTACGCAGCAGTCAAGCCCATAAAGAAATTAATCAAAATCAGCGAATAGAATATTGGAAAAAAATCCGAGATGTCGCACCAAAAGATCTGATATTTTTGGACGAAATGGGCGTATTGCTAGGGATAATGAGATCCAGAGCTAGAAGTAAAAAGGGAGAAAGAAGCTACGATATCAAGCCATTTTATAGAGGAAGTAGGGTGACAGTAATTGGTGCAATAACCAACAAGAAGGTCATCGCCATGAAAACAATGAAACAATCAATGAATGGAGAAGAGTTCAAGAAATTTGTGCAAGAACAATTGGTTCCCAAATTATGGAAAGGAGCGGTATTAGTTATGGATAATTTGAAGGCACACAAGGTAGAAGGTGTGGAAAAAATGATCGAAGCAGTGGGAGCAAGAGTAGTGTATTTGTCACCGTACTCACCTGAGTTTAACCCCATCGAACATTTATGGTGGGAATTAAAGGCATGGCTCAGGAGATTTGTACCTCGAAGTGTACAGATTGTGGAAAAACTATTGGAATTGGGTGTGAAATTATGTTCAAGTAAGCAAATCGAAAATTATTTTGCTCACTGCTGTTACTGTACCTCTTAG
- a CDS encoding DNA-binding protein, whose protein sequence is MQLQRQFSGQLIAIDTKTAIASGGEGRIYPIAQDSSLVAKIYHKPTDEDGDKLTVMFSMPPDAPIAEPGHASIAWPIDLLHTVGGREKIVGFVMPRVNKVMPVHTFYTPKTRREQKPLFSYLYLHRTARNLASAVNALHVRGYVIGDVNESNILVTDTALVTLVDTDSFQVRDPYTGYVYRCPVGKPEFTPPELQGQTFRDIDRAPEHDLFGLAVLIFQLLMEGTHPFSGVYLGSDEPPPLEARIRSGHFPTGTKRIPYRPMPAAPPFEMLHPRLRQMFIRCFEEGHGNPSARPDAKTWVNAIREAEDALVTCSKNTQHKYGNHLSRCPWCDRAKLLKGRDPFPSRQAVSNGLHLQPAKTKRKKPQPPVVTQPAVRRQQPSTGLPRPLGQYAVPLLPMPMSPRSRTPAPRVPVGKFERIFQDAAWGGVWGSLCLAAIGGIYSVIAEGGGAILGAIFVGTIWGCFFGMMWGVFTLAPNQMWRKWGGVLVGAAWGAFLLAAIGGAVFGAINSTPGIGERILAGAGVGAVWGCVWASFRPPLALPAGRVWGRRGGYLGAVWGSFVGTLAGVLLGAGLVVWQQYGVQMRPVNEFAGLLLGVAIVAAGVGSVGGVLSGGLLGLCGFSPKLPISFQPSGVKGGTLGAIWGSFLGTFAGAVLGAVVSAMFPAVSAGVPVQLGPVAGAIVGAGLGAIWGVVSGTVWGALGKW, encoded by the coding sequence ATGCAGTTGCAGCGCCAATTTAGCGGACAACTGATTGCGATCGACACCAAAACCGCGATCGCCAGTGGCGGTGAAGGTCGCATCTACCCGATCGCCCAAGACTCGTCCCTTGTAGCAAAAATCTACCACAAACCGACAGACGAAGACGGCGACAAACTCACAGTCATGTTCAGTATGCCGCCGGATGCGCCGATCGCCGAACCCGGGCACGCTTCCATTGCTTGGCCGATCGATTTGCTGCATACTGTCGGCGGGCGAGAAAAAATCGTCGGTTTTGTGATGCCGCGCGTCAACAAAGTGATGCCGGTACACACTTTCTACACTCCCAAAACCAGGCGCGAACAAAAACCGCTATTTAGCTATCTTTACCTCCACCGTACCGCCAGAAATCTCGCCTCGGCTGTAAACGCCCTCCACGTCAGGGGTTACGTCATCGGCGACGTGAACGAGTCGAACATTCTCGTGACGGATACGGCGTTGGTAACGCTGGTAGACACGGATTCGTTTCAAGTCCGCGATCCTTATACGGGTTACGTTTATCGGTGTCCCGTGGGGAAACCGGAGTTTACGCCCCCGGAGTTGCAGGGGCAGACTTTCCGCGATATCGATCGAGCTCCAGAGCACGATTTGTTCGGTTTAGCGGTATTAATTTTTCAATTGCTGATGGAAGGTACGCACCCGTTTTCGGGAGTTTATCTCGGTAGCGATGAACCACCGCCTTTGGAAGCGAGAATTCGATCGGGCCATTTCCCCACAGGTACGAAGCGGATTCCCTACCGCCCGATGCCGGCTGCGCCTCCTTTTGAGATGCTGCATCCGCGGCTGCGGCAGATGTTTATCCGCTGTTTTGAGGAAGGGCACGGCAATCCTTCGGCGCGCCCGGATGCGAAAACTTGGGTGAATGCGATTCGGGAAGCGGAAGATGCTTTGGTAACTTGCAGCAAAAACACTCAGCATAAATACGGAAATCATCTCAGTCGGTGCCCTTGGTGCGATCGGGCAAAACTCCTCAAAGGGCGCGATCCGTTTCCTTCGCGGCAAGCAGTCAGCAACGGATTGCACTTGCAGCCCGCGAAAACCAAGCGTAAAAAGCCCCAACCGCCCGTCGTGACGCAGCCTGCGGTGCGCCGGCAACAGCCCTCCACGGGGCTGCCGCGCCCCCTCGGCCAGTACGCAGTGCCCTTGCTGCCGATGCCGATGTCTCCTCGGAGTCGGACTCCGGCGCCTCGGGTTCCTGTGGGCAAGTTTGAGCGCATTTTTCAGGATGCTGCTTGGGGAGGTGTTTGGGGCAGTTTGTGTTTGGCGGCGATCGGGGGGATTTATTCGGTAATAGCTGAGGGCGGCGGCGCTATTTTGGGGGCGATTTTTGTTGGTACGATTTGGGGCTGTTTTTTTGGGATGATGTGGGGGGTTTTTACTTTGGCGCCGAATCAGATGTGGCGGAAGTGGGGCGGAGTTTTGGTGGGGGCGGCTTGGGGCGCTTTTTTGTTGGCGGCGATCGGCGGTGCGGTGTTTGGCGCGATTAATAGCACTCCGGGAATCGGGGAGAGGATTTTGGCTGGGGCGGGGGTTGGTGCTGTCTGGGGCTGTGTTTGGGCGAGTTTTCGGCCTCCTCTGGCGCTGCCGGCAGGGAGGGTGTGGGGCCGGCGCGGAGGGTATTTGGGGGCGGTCTGGGGCTCGTTTGTGGGGACTCTGGCTGGTGTTTTGTTGGGGGCTGGGTTGGTGGTTTGGCAGCAGTACGGTGTCCAGATGCGGCCGGTGAATGAGTTTGCGGGTTTGTTGCTGGGTGTGGCGATCGTGGCGGCTGGTGTGGGTTCTGTTGGAGGTGTGCTTTCTGGGGGTTTGTTGGGTTTGTGCGGGTTTTCGCCGAAGCTGCCGATTTCGTTTCAGCCTTCGGGGGTGAAGGGTGGGACTTTGGGGGCGATTTGGGGCAGTTTTTTGGGGACTTTTGCGGGTGCTGTGTTGGGGGCGGTGGTGTCTGCGATGTTTCCGGCTGTTAGCGCTGGGGTGCCGGTGCAGTTGGGGCCCGTGGCGGGGGCGATCGTGGGGGCTGGCTTGGGGGCGATTTGGGGGGTGGTTTCGGGTACTGTTTGGGGGGCTTTGGGCAAGTGGTGA
- a CDS encoding VWA domain-containing protein, with protein sequence MRLDEAVEFAENPEPRCPCVLLLDTSGSMQGAPIDALNEGLEIFRNDLIKDELAKKRVEVAIISFDNHIKVVQDFVTADQFETPLLTAQGQTHMGAGIQQALDTIAARKSEYRNNGITYYRPWVFMITDGEPQGESDDVVEIAAQRIKEEETNKRVAFFAVGVEGANIPRLAQIVERTPVKLKGLDFREMFIWLSASMQRVSHSKIDEQVALPPPGWGTV encoded by the coding sequence ATGAGACTAGACGAAGCCGTAGAATTTGCCGAAAACCCAGAGCCACGCTGTCCCTGCGTCCTTCTGCTGGACACCTCCGGCTCCATGCAAGGCGCACCCATAGATGCCTTGAATGAGGGGCTGGAAATCTTTAGGAATGACCTAATTAAAGATGAACTAGCTAAAAAGCGAGTCGAAGTCGCGATTATTTCATTTGACAATCATATCAAAGTCGTGCAAGACTTCGTGACCGCCGACCAGTTCGAGACGCCACTGCTGACAGCTCAAGGACAAACCCACATGGGCGCCGGCATTCAGCAAGCGCTAGACACCATTGCCGCCCGCAAATCCGAATACCGCAACAACGGCATTACCTACTACCGCCCGTGGGTATTTATGATTACCGACGGCGAACCTCAAGGCGAATCCGACGATGTTGTGGAAATAGCAGCACAGCGGATTAAAGAGGAAGAAACTAACAAGCGCGTGGCATTTTTTGCAGTCGGAGTGGAAGGTGCTAATATCCCCCGTCTCGCGCAAATTGTCGAGCGCACGCCTGTAAAATTGAAAGGATTAGACTTTAGAGAGATGTTCATCTGGCTGTCGGCTAGTATGCAGAGAGTTTCTCACTCAAAAATTGATGAACAAGTAGCACTGCCGCCACCCGGATGGGGAACAGTTTAG
- a CDS encoding transposase translates to MKPYSLDMRQKIVDTYEAGNTSIRQVAERFQVSKSTVQALLKRKKETGRLLPSQAKGGKPSLLFGHEQQIEEMVAQYPDYTLAEYCEYWHEKTGVWLSESAMCRFLKKQQLTLKKKHYAAVKPIKKLIKISE, encoded by the coding sequence ATGAAACCCTACTCCCTAGATATGCGTCAAAAGATTGTTGACACTTACGAGGCAGGTAACACCTCTATTCGGCAAGTAGCAGAAAGATTTCAAGTCAGTAAAAGTACCGTACAAGCCCTACTAAAGCGAAAAAAAGAGACAGGAAGATTACTCCCTAGTCAGGCAAAGGGCGGTAAACCGAGTTTACTGTTTGGTCACGAACAACAGATTGAAGAGATGGTAGCCCAGTATCCAGATTACACACTAGCGGAATACTGTGAGTATTGGCACGAAAAAACAGGAGTATGGTTGAGCGAGAGTGCGATGTGCCGATTCCTAAAAAAGCAGCAACTCACTTTGAAAAAAAAACACTACGCAGCAGTCAAGCCCATAAAGAAATTAATCAAAATCAGCGAATAG
- a CDS encoding carbamoyl-phosphate synthase large subunit: MPRRQDLKKILLIGSGPIVIGQACEFDYSGTQACKALREEGFEVVLVNSNPATIMTDPETADRIYIEPLTPAILEQIIAKERPQAILPTMGGQTALNLAVAVAKNGVLEKYNVELIGAKLPAIEMAEDRLLFKEAMARIGVAVCPSGIANTLDEAKAIGHQIGSYPLIIRPAFTMGGTGGGISYNQEEFEEMAQGGIDASPVSQILIEQSLIGWKEYELEVMRDLADNVVIICSIENLDPMGVHTGDSITVAPAQTLTDKEYQRLRDASVKIIREIGVETGGSNIQFAVNPVNGDFIVIEMNPRVSRSSALASKATGFPIAKMAAKLAVGYSLDEISNDITKKTPASFEPTIDYVVTKIPRFAFEKFPGSEPTLTTQMKSVGEVMAIGRSFNESFQKALRGLETGRAGFGCDKPEKLPSLEQIRAGLRTPNPDRIFTVRHAMMMGMSVEDIFEFTGIDPWFLDKMQELLETEKFLKRTRLDQLTKETMFEVKQLGFSDRQIAYATKTSEDQVRAYRKQLGVVPIYKTVDTCAAEFEAFTPYYYSTYEAGAAIWDLGDEEKKISPVGHSLAPESEVLSSTKRKVMILGGGPNRIGQGIEFDYCCCHASYSLGEDGFETIMVNSNPETVSTDYDTSDRLYFEPLTKEDVLNIIEAENPEGIIIQFGGQTPLKLALPLQKALENHPDVQTKIWGTSPDSIDTAEDRERFEKILRELDIQQAANGLARSFEDALIVAQRIGYPVVVRPSYVLGGRAMEIVYSDTELERYMTYAVLVEPDHPILIDKFLENAIEVDVDAIADVTGNVTIGGIMEHIEEAGIHSGDSACSIPYQTLSDAALATIRRWTVELAKSLKVIGLMNIQFAVQGEQVFILEANPRASRTVPFVSKAIGVPLAKMASRVMSGKTLEALGFTEEIIPIHVSVKEAVLPFAKFPGADTLLGPEMRSTGEVMGIDTDFGKAFAKAQLGAGQMMPLFGTVLVSMRDRDKLAVVPVVKEFLELGFKVVATHGTRKVLQEQGLEVDLELKMHEGRPNLLDSIKNEKIQLIITTPSGEESRADGIFIRRTALTYKIPIITTIAGAKATAAGIRSLKSNPMEVKAIQDYYPQI; this comes from the coding sequence ATGCCCCGTCGTCAAGACTTAAAAAAGATTCTTCTCATTGGTTCCGGCCCAATTGTTATCGGTCAAGCGTGCGAATTTGACTATTCAGGAACACAAGCTTGCAAAGCTTTGCGAGAAGAAGGTTTTGAAGTAGTGTTGGTCAATTCCAACCCTGCAACGATTATGACCGATCCGGAAACTGCCGATCGCATTTACATCGAACCTCTAACGCCAGCCATCCTCGAACAAATCATCGCTAAAGAAAGACCTCAAGCAATTTTACCGACAATGGGCGGTCAAACGGCGCTAAATTTAGCAGTTGCCGTGGCTAAAAATGGCGTCTTAGAAAAGTACAACGTCGAGTTGATTGGTGCTAAGTTGCCAGCAATTGAAATGGCAGAAGATCGGCTATTATTTAAGGAAGCGATGGCGCGAATTGGGGTCGCCGTTTGCCCTTCGGGAATTGCCAACACTCTCGACGAAGCCAAAGCCATTGGTCACCAAATCGGCAGTTATCCGTTAATTATTCGTCCTGCTTTTACAATGGGAGGCACGGGAGGCGGCATTTCTTACAATCAAGAAGAGTTTGAAGAAATGGCCCAAGGCGGGATTGATGCCAGTCCAGTATCGCAAATTTTGATCGAACAATCTTTGATTGGTTGGAAAGAGTACGAACTGGAAGTAATGCGGGATTTGGCAGATAATGTGGTGATTATTTGTTCGATCGAGAATCTCGACCCGATGGGCGTCCACACCGGCGATTCTATCACCGTCGCCCCGGCGCAAACTCTTACAGACAAAGAATATCAGCGCCTACGGGATGCTTCGGTGAAAATTATTCGCGAAATCGGAGTTGAAACCGGCGGTTCCAATATTCAATTTGCCGTCAATCCTGTCAACGGAGATTTCATCGTTATTGAAATGAATCCTCGGGTTTCCCGTTCCTCCGCCTTGGCCTCGAAAGCAACTGGTTTCCCCATTGCAAAAATGGCGGCAAAATTAGCGGTAGGTTACAGCCTAGACGAAATTTCCAACGATATCACCAAGAAAACTCCGGCGTCTTTTGAACCGACAATTGACTACGTAGTGACGAAGATTCCCCGATTTGCCTTTGAAAAGTTCCCTGGTTCCGAACCGACTCTGACAACGCAAATGAAGTCTGTTGGGGAGGTAATGGCGATCGGGCGCAGCTTCAACGAATCCTTCCAAAAAGCGCTGCGGGGATTGGAAACAGGCCGCGCAGGTTTCGGGTGCGACAAACCGGAAAAGTTGCCGAGTTTGGAACAAATTCGCGCCGGATTGCGGACGCCAAATCCCGATCGCATTTTTACAGTTCGCCACGCGATGATGATGGGAATGTCGGTGGAAGATATCTTCGAGTTCACAGGAATCGATCCTTGGTTTTTGGATAAAATGCAGGAATTGCTGGAAACTGAGAAGTTCTTGAAACGAACCCGGTTGGATCAGTTGACAAAAGAGACAATGTTTGAAGTAAAGCAGTTGGGATTTAGCGATCGCCAAATTGCTTACGCCACCAAAACATCGGAAGATCAAGTCCGCGCTTACCGCAAACAGTTAGGCGTAGTGCCGATTTACAAAACAGTCGATACCTGTGCCGCTGAATTTGAAGCGTTTACACCGTATTATTATTCCACCTACGAAGCGGGAGCGGCAATTTGGGACTTGGGCGATGAAGAAAAGAAGATTTCGCCTGTGGGCCACAGTCTGGCGCCGGAGTCGGAAGTTTTGTCTTCTACCAAGCGAAAAGTGATGATTTTAGGTGGCGGGCCGAACCGGATCGGCCAGGGAATTGAGTTTGATTACTGCTGCTGTCACGCTTCCTATTCCCTAGGAGAAGACGGCTTTGAGACAATTATGGTCAACTCAAACCCCGAGACGGTTTCGACGGATTATGATACGAGCGATCGCCTGTATTTTGAACCGCTAACAAAAGAAGATGTTCTCAACATCATCGAAGCCGAAAATCCAGAGGGAATAATTATCCAGTTTGGCGGCCAAACGCCGCTGAAATTAGCGCTTCCTTTACAAAAAGCTCTGGAAAATCACCCCGATGTACAAACAAAAATCTGGGGAACTTCGCCGGATTCCATTGATACTGCAGAAGACAGGGAGCGATTTGAAAAGATTCTGCGGGAGTTGGATATTCAGCAAGCTGCTAACGGTTTAGCCCGTAGTTTTGAGGATGCTTTAATAGTAGCTCAACGGATCGGTTATCCGGTAGTGGTGCGGCCGAGTTACGTGTTGGGCGGGCGAGCAATGGAAATTGTTTATTCCGATACGGAATTGGAACGTTACATGACCTATGCCGTCCTAGTAGAACCCGATCATCCGATTTTAATTGATAAGTTTTTGGAGAATGCGATCGAGGTGGATGTCGATGCGATCGCCGATGTTACTGGCAATGTGACGATCGGCGGTATTATGGAGCACATCGAGGAAGCGGGAATCCACTCCGGCGACTCTGCTTGTTCTATCCCTTACCAAACGCTTTCTGATGCAGCTTTGGCAACTATCCGCCGCTGGACAGTAGAATTAGCAAAATCCCTGAAAGTAATCGGGTTGATGAATATTCAATTTGCTGTTCAAGGGGAACAAGTTTTCATCTTGGAAGCTAATCCGCGAGCTTCTCGAACAGTGCCTTTTGTGTCCAAGGCGATCGGGGTTCCCTTAGCAAAAATGGCGTCGCGAGTCATGTCTGGCAAAACTCTAGAAGCTTTGGGTTTTACTGAAGAGATTATACCCATTCATGTTTCGGTAAAAGAAGCAGTATTGCCCTTTGCGAAGTTCCCGGGAGCTGATACCTTGTTAGGGCCAGAAATGCGCTCAACCGGCGAAGTAATGGGAATTGACACCGATTTTGGCAAAGCCTTTGCCAAAGCTCAACTCGGCGCGGGGCAAATGATGCCGCTGTTTGGAACCGTGCTGGTTTCGATGCGCGATCGCGACAAACTAGCAGTTGTACCCGTTGTCAAGGAATTCTTAGAATTGGGTTTCAAAGTAGTCGCAACTCACGGGACACGCAAAGTTTTGCAAGAGCAAGGTTTAGAGGTAGATTTGGAATTGAAAATGCACGAAGGGCGGCCGAATTTGTTGGATTCGATCAAGAATGAGAAAATTCAACTAATTATCACCACACCTTCGGGCGAAGAATCCCGAGCCGACGGAATCTTTATCCGCCGCACAGCTTTGACTTACAAAATCCCGATTATTACGACAATAGCCGGTGCCAAAGCGACAGCAGCGGGAATTCGATCGCTCAAATCCAACCCGATGGAAGTAAAAGCAATTCAAGACTATTACCCGCAAATCTAG
- a CDS encoding ribonuclease III, with translation MTVQGTNAVENNLQKVWEELEAARIMQDDWMNYGVDFVDLYVEDAGGDWLEKWGKCEEELELIKIKKVDIEAVKTAIDISSFQQTKLLEIALNCRYNTSDYPDRPEESPAWQEVKYKRLSLLGGAIFGAVVTDYLYREYPELAPDAISTLKARLADPKKLAEFAQNLKLNQLDWRVWNRKKTDESEYNRLLSETFEALFGAIYLELDRDFFRGENWLIQHLIEPNVSQHLDLTQRRQMGLENEVKRREILGADILDAIAIDYLYHRFPERNSSQLTRWKNMLVAKEIFPKDFKAKLGSHYLELESNFSRTRDWLVDNFIKSAVDELLEESDTQPEYLIDSANPDSLPELVSRITDKKWKNEFVRVVSILQPADEILLLMQQKLDSMAAKDETLQQLLIWANHKSQLVQRNFKPVEIRAFYVALVCVLDLALTRVLDPSLKFDRSKVRKFRNCLAKAGKKVEFADVNECLKFACDNDVASMLVGILALDIEPELKQMLAQFQTQMPDLQNWKKWRKECGCSWLAKFKTAIGYNRDFRPQQKTLLKQYYYAQNLLVECLNSDNCQVTPAVRQKIEDKMLLLSVDLKLVHI, from the coding sequence ATGACTGTACAAGGTACGAACGCAGTTGAAAATAACTTGCAGAAAGTCTGGGAAGAATTGGAAGCCGCCAGAATAATGCAGGATGACTGGATGAATTACGGGGTAGATTTTGTAGATTTGTATGTGGAAGATGCTGGCGGTGATTGGTTGGAAAAGTGGGGAAAATGTGAAGAAGAATTAGAGCTAATAAAAATTAAAAAGGTAGATATTGAAGCAGTCAAGACAGCGATCGACATTTCCAGCTTTCAGCAGACAAAATTGCTGGAAATCGCCTTGAATTGCCGTTACAATACCAGCGATTACCCCGATCGCCCCGAGGAGTCTCCCGCTTGGCAAGAGGTTAAGTACAAACGGCTGTCACTCTTAGGCGGAGCGATTTTCGGTGCAGTTGTTACCGATTACCTGTACCGCGAATATCCAGAACTCGCTCCCGATGCTATCTCAACTTTAAAAGCTCGTTTAGCAGACCCGAAAAAGCTGGCGGAATTTGCACAAAATTTGAAATTAAACCAACTAGATTGGCGCGTCTGGAATCGGAAAAAAACAGACGAAAGCGAGTACAATAGATTGCTTTCGGAGACTTTTGAGGCTTTGTTTGGCGCGATTTACTTGGAGTTAGACCGCGATTTTTTCCGTGGGGAAAACTGGCTGATTCAGCACTTGATTGAACCAAATGTTAGCCAGCATCTGGATCTAACTCAGCGGCGACAAATGGGGCTAGAAAACGAGGTGAAACGGCGGGAAATCCTGGGTGCGGATATTCTAGATGCGATCGCGATCGACTATTTGTATCACCGCTTTCCCGAACGCAACAGCAGCCAGCTAACTCGCTGGAAAAATATGTTAGTGGCCAAAGAGATTTTCCCCAAAGACTTTAAGGCCAAATTAGGCAGTCATTACCTAGAGTTGGAGAGCAATTTCTCGCGTACCCGCGACTGGTTGGTGGATAACTTTATCAAAAGCGCAGTTGACGAACTGCTAGAGGAAAGCGACACTCAACCCGAATATCTGATTGATAGTGCCAACCCTGACTCGCTGCCAGAATTGGTCAGCCGGATTACCGACAAAAAGTGGAAAAATGAATTTGTGAGAGTTGTCAGCATTTTGCAACCGGCTGACGAAATTTTGCTGCTGATGCAACAAAAATTAGACAGTATGGCGGCTAAAGATGAAACCTTGCAGCAGTTGCTAATCTGGGCAAATCACAAGTCTCAGTTAGTGCAAAGGAATTTTAAACCAGTCGAAATTCGCGCTTTTTATGTTGCCTTAGTTTGCGTCCTCGATTTGGCTTTGACTCGCGTCCTCGATCCGAGTTTGAAGTTTGATAGATCGAAAGTTCGCAAGTTTCGGAATTGTTTGGCAAAAGCTGGAAAAAAGGTAGAATTTGCGGATGTTAACGAGTGTCTGAAATTTGCTTGTGATAATGATGTGGCGAGTATGTTGGTTGGCATTTTGGCGCTGGATATTGAACCAGAACTTAAACAAATGCTGGCACAATTTCAGACTCAGATGCCTGATTTGCAAAACTGGAAAAAGTGGCGCAAAGAGTGCGGTTGCAGTTGGCTGGCAAAATTCAAAACAGCGATCGGCTACAATCGAGACTTTCGCCCCCAACAGAAAACTTTGCTGAAACAGTATTACTATGCCCAAAACTTGCTGGTGGAATGCCTCAACAGCGATAATTGTCAGGTGACACCGGCCGTCAGACAAAAAATTGAGGATAAAATGTTGTTATTGTCGGTGGATTTGAAGCTGGTTCACATTTAA
- a CDS encoding protein phosphatase 2C domain-containing protein, which translates to MQNSSFNWQVVAASVIGTSHEKRSQPCQDAHCWRLLPNGVLVAAVADGAGSAALAEVGAKIAVEAVVETICGQQERLPQNDDEWQVFLTASLQVARTQVEAEAAVREVAARDLACTLIAVVATPELIAVAQIGDGAAVAGDSAGNAIGLTVPPCGEYINETIFLISPNAIETAQFQVLREKLRHLAVFSDGLQMLALKIPEGTPHGPFFAPLFRFSGEWKEEEDAKQQLESFLRSPRVSERTDDDLTLLLATFSSNV; encoded by the coding sequence ATGCAGAATTCATCCTTTAATTGGCAAGTTGTAGCGGCATCGGTGATAGGTACGAGCCACGAAAAAAGATCGCAGCCCTGTCAAGATGCCCACTGCTGGCGTCTCTTGCCGAACGGTGTTTTGGTAGCCGCAGTTGCCGACGGCGCGGGCTCGGCAGCACTCGCAGAAGTTGGGGCGAAAATTGCTGTGGAAGCGGTTGTAGAAACGATTTGCGGGCAACAGGAAAGGCTGCCTCAAAATGACGACGAATGGCAGGTATTCTTAACAGCATCACTGCAAGTCGCGCGGACACAGGTGGAAGCAGAAGCGGCAGTGCGGGAAGTGGCTGCGAGAGATTTAGCCTGCACTTTAATTGCTGTTGTTGCTACGCCGGAATTAATCGCAGTTGCTCAAATCGGCGACGGTGCGGCGGTAGCAGGTGACAGTGCAGGAAATGCGATCGGCCTGACTGTACCTCCCTGCGGCGAATACATCAACGAAACCATTTTTTTGATTTCGCCGAATGCAATAGAAACAGCGCAATTTCAGGTACTGCGGGAAAAACTGCGACACTTGGCCGTGTTTTCCGACGGCTTGCAAATGCTAGCTCTCAAAATTCCGGAAGGCACGCCGCACGGGCCGTTTTTTGCGCCTTTGTTTCGGTTTTCTGGCGAGTGGAAAGAAGAAGAAGATGCGAAACAGCAGTTAGAGTCATTTTTGCGATCGCCCCGCGTTTCCGAACGCACCGATGATGACTTAACATTATTGTTAGCAACTTTTTCGAGTAATGTCTGA